The following coding sequences lie in one Prevotella sp. oral taxon 299 str. F0039 genomic window:
- a CDS encoding DNA methyltransferase, whose amino-acid sequence MAIKYISYDPNVLEGQAILDNFVRTQRILRYCDNGKVFERIQRGMPLYEVESQEVVGKNPNHNLVLRGECLSACAYLKERGVKVDLVYIDPPFASGADYAKKIYIRRNPKVAEIIKQDETEIDSEELRNFEEKMYGDVWDKEGYLNWMYENLVAIKAVMSDTASIYVHLDWHIGHYVKILMDEIFGEDKFRNEIVWHYPGGIKAIPTYFPRKHDTIYVYSKGDIVIYNVQRKSIQENSLYNRWIKYSEDGEAITYKNFPRKDKVKFEMYVNRFISQNGRKPQENDELYRFEGAMIDDVWSDCPAVFRSSEDINYSTQKPEALLERIIKASSNEGMLVADFFGGSGVTAAVANRLERKFIHCDIGINSIETTRDRLCKAEAEFEVMEVKDGVSLYRNPVQTMDKLKGLIPGLRNEDALDKFWEGSIHDTKDGMLPVYLPNLMDSSTCLLDTALMNRILKEAMPDLPDGTKKVIVYYIDITDIKEIKQFIKEQNDTLIEVELRDLKNVLDNVVVEDDAEFDVKEVQPEGEAFKVWQVSINCFFSDRVNKKIEEYNLKGQQQALKSGKAFQPITLSEEGLETIEFLSLDCTSADASSPWRSDSEILIDRLGYVRKNGVDTKTFWNGTITSANKPLRLKIRNICGDETIYQL is encoded by the coding sequence ATGGCAATCAAATATATTTCTTACGATCCCAATGTCCTTGAAGGACAAGCTATACTCGATAACTTTGTGCGCACGCAGCGCATCCTTCGCTATTGTGATAACGGTAAAGTTTTTGAACGTATTCAGCGTGGTATGCCACTCTACGAAGTAGAAAGTCAAGAAGTGGTGGGCAAGAATCCTAATCATAACCTCGTACTTCGCGGCGAGTGTCTTTCTGCTTGTGCTTATCTTAAAGAGAGAGGGGTGAAAGTAGATCTTGTTTATATTGACCCTCCTTTTGCCAGTGGTGCCGATTATGCCAAAAAGATTTACATACGTCGTAATCCCAAGGTGGCAGAAATTATTAAACAAGATGAGACAGAGATTGATAGCGAAGAACTGCGCAACTTTGAAGAAAAAATGTATGGTGATGTATGGGACAAAGAAGGCTATCTGAATTGGATGTACGAAAATCTCGTTGCAATCAAAGCTGTTATGAGCGATACCGCATCTATCTATGTGCATTTGGATTGGCACATAGGACATTATGTAAAAATTCTTATGGACGAGATATTTGGAGAGGATAAGTTTAGGAATGAGATTGTGTGGCATTACCCTGGTGGGATTAAAGCAATACCAACCTATTTCCCACGAAAGCATGATACCATTTATGTTTATTCAAAAGGAGATATTGTAATCTACAATGTTCAACGTAAGAGTATACAAGAAAATTCTTTATACAATAGATGGATTAAATATAGTGAAGATGGAGAAGCAATAACCTATAAGAACTTTCCCCGCAAAGACAAAGTGAAATTTGAAATGTATGTAAATCGTTTTATCTCTCAAAATGGGCGGAAGCCTCAAGAAAATGATGAACTTTATAGATTTGAAGGAGCTATGATTGATGACGTTTGGAGCGATTGTCCAGCTGTTTTCAGATCATCAGAAGATATAAACTACTCCACCCAAAAACCCGAAGCCCTATTAGAACGTATTATCAAAGCCAGCAGTAATGAGGGTATGCTTGTGGCAGACTTCTTTGGTGGCAGTGGCGTTACGGCAGCTGTCGCAAATAGATTAGAACGTAAGTTTATCCATTGTGATATTGGCATTAACAGCATTGAGACTACACGCGACCGATTATGTAAGGCTGAGGCAGAGTTTGAAGTGATGGAGGTAAAAGATGGTGTTTCGCTCTATCGTAACCCTGTGCAGACGATGGACAAGCTAAAGGGCCTTATTCCCGGACTTCGCAATGAGGATGCGCTCGACAAGTTTTGGGAAGGAAGTATTCATGACACGAAAGATGGTATGCTGCCTGTTTATCTTCCAAACTTAATGGATAGTAGTACTTGTTTGTTAGACACGGCACTGATGAATCGTATTCTGAAAGAAGCAATGCCCGACCTGCCTGACGGAACTAAAAAGGTAATTGTATATTATATTGATATCACTGATATAAAGGAAATAAAGCAATTCATTAAAGAGCAGAACGACACGTTGATAGAAGTTGAACTAAGAGACTTAAAAAACGTGCTCGACAACGTTGTTGTAGAAGACGATGCCGAGTTTGATGTGAAGGAAGTCCAGCCAGAAGGTGAGGCTTTCAAAGTGTGGCAAGTAAGCATCAATTGCTTCTTTAGCGACCGTGTGAATAAAAAGATAGAGGAATACAATCTTAAAGGACAGCAACAAGCGTTGAAGAGTGGCAAAGCGTTTCAGCCCATCACATTGAGTGAAGAAGGTCTGGAAACAATTGAGTTCCTAAGCCTTGATTGTACTTCTGCCGATGCTTCTTCTCCTTGGCGCAGCGACTCTGAAATCCTCATCGATCGCCTTGGTTATGTCCGTAAGAACGGTGTTGATACCAAAACTTTCTGGAATGGTACAATAACCTCTGCCAACAAACCTCTCCGCCTCAAGATTAGAAATATTTGTGGAGACGAAACAATATATCAATTATGA
- the kwaA gene encoding anti-phage protein KwaA: MMKTKIELYFMSLGLLFGFLLIKAIKIPICFDDDAKFIGCYNLIKMNIPTLVCFFCLIAEYFCVKRFLHSLGGSKDLPCTIKKIKNGNFEYLTFLTTYIIPLVCFDLGKPNECILLVVLLILLGVIFIRTNLYYTNPALCILGFNLYEADIEYKSKILSNLKILSKIKLKENDKFKKFDLEFNEVIYCKELNAHE; the protein is encoded by the coding sequence ATGATGAAAACAAAAATAGAATTGTACTTTATGTCATTGGGATTATTGTTTGGATTTTTATTAATCAAAGCAATAAAAATTCCAATATGTTTTGATGATGATGCTAAGTTTATAGGCTGTTACAACTTGATAAAAATGAATATACCAACATTGGTTTGTTTTTTTTGTCTTATTGCTGAGTATTTTTGTGTTAAGCGCTTTCTGCATAGTTTAGGCGGATCAAAGGATTTGCCTTGTACTATAAAAAAAATAAAAAATGGGAATTTTGAGTACCTTACATTCTTGACGACTTATATAATTCCATTGGTTTGTTTTGATTTAGGAAAACCTAATGAGTGTATTTTGTTAGTTGTCTTATTAATCCTGCTTGGTGTCATCTTTATCAGAACGAATCTATATTATACAAATCCAGCACTATGTATATTAGGTTTTAATTTGTATGAAGCAGATATTGAGTATAAATCTAAAATATTATCAAATCTAAAAATTTTGTCAAAGATTAAATTAAAAGAAAATGATAAATTTAAAAAATTCGATTTGGAATTTAATGAAGTTATATATTGCAAAGAATTAAATGCGCATGAATAA
- the kwaB gene encoding anti-phage protein KwaB, which translates to MNKEELKEIVQLSINENAGIEIFLGLKNGEIRKANFIDEVQKEIKKVFIDDIEKRIIESEYPIMCLSSSDERKDIIYHFDYTSLPDDLKFFDTVLDPMIDIKTFSFVDDKLSNIDFFLFLIGDETNQILLYKQLASINIYKKNTGIFVRKADNEFARVNDDFLRIVPGFEMFKINEELYILDLKFLERKFKIYDVIRSAAVKEIEKINEYGIVQNAESLNNLLKDTSFARKLSKISEHSPVLGKVSNNAIISFTKNYPSLKNTFKYTDDDSQIILTTQKSMMTFIKLLNDDFLSSELTRNYYDSIAKDVLKEDTIS; encoded by the coding sequence ATGAATAAAGAAGAATTAAAAGAGATAGTGCAGCTATCTATTAATGAGAATGCTGGTATTGAAATTTTTTTAGGGCTTAAAAATGGAGAAATTCGAAAAGCGAACTTTATAGATGAGGTTCAAAAAGAAATAAAGAAGGTTTTTATTGATGATATAGAAAAACGTATAATTGAATCTGAATACCCAATCATGTGCTTGTCTAGTTCAGATGAAAGAAAAGATATAATATATCATTTTGATTATACCTCCCTCCCAGACGATCTTAAATTCTTTGACACAGTGTTAGATCCGATGATAGATATTAAAACATTTTCTTTTGTAGACGATAAACTAAGTAATATCGATTTCTTTTTATTCCTAATTGGAGATGAAACAAATCAAATATTATTATATAAGCAATTAGCTTCAATCAATATTTATAAAAAGAACACTGGAATATTCGTAAGAAAAGCAGATAATGAGTTTGCAAGGGTTAATGATGATTTTCTGAGAATTGTCCCTGGATTTGAAATGTTTAAGATAAATGAAGAATTATATATATTAGATTTAAAATTTTTAGAAAGAAAGTTTAAGATCTATGATGTAATCAGATCAGCCGCTGTAAAAGAAATAGAAAAGATTAATGAGTATGGAATTGTACAGAATGCTGAAAGTTTAAATAATCTTTTGAAAGATACATCATTTGCAAGAAAACTTTCTAAAATATCTGAACATTCCCCTGTTTTAGGAAAAGTCTCTAATAATGCTATTATTTCTTTTACAAAGAATTATCCAAGCTTGAAAAATACATTCAAGTATACAGATGATGATTCCCAAATAATACTTACAACTCAAAAATCAATGATGACTTTCATTAAATTATTAAATGATGATTTCCTTAGTTCTGAACTAACGCGTAATTACTATGATAGCATTGCAAAAGATGTACTTAAGGAAGATACAATATCATAA
- a CDS encoding aminotransferase class I/II-fold pyridoxal phosphate-dependent enzyme codes for MKSIKELARPNVFALFNEKKIDTTLRDLENDIFLDKNEIPYNNTLSRYSFESNSQLNVALTKTFSIASQQLLATNGSVEAIDLLFRSFCTPQQDNVICLSPTRSFYSTCSLVNDVELKEMILDASFQLSHNDILKEINDNTKICFITSPNAISGVFFDINELKELLNNANCLVVVDESYGYYSEENSCVQLINNHPNLIVVNSMSRTWGYASLRIGCVIAQADIISLFKVVQLPHTISQNNASKAISVLSDRYEKESWMRIWVPERNRLMQAFALLKDCERVYTTGSNYFLVKFTNSLEVYRYLQSKGIKVKYVDLPPACEDCIRISVGTKTENSKLLSTLRQY; via the coding sequence ATGAAAAGCATCAAGGAACTTGCCAGACCCAATGTGTTTGCGTTATTTAATGAAAAGAAAATCGACACAACACTACGTGATTTAGAAAATGATATCTTTCTAGATAAGAACGAAATACCCTACAATAACACTCTAAGTAGATATTCGTTCGAAAGCAATAGTCAGTTGAATGTCGCTTTAACAAAAACCTTTAGCATAGCATCTCAGCAACTTCTTGCCACCAATGGAAGTGTAGAAGCAATTGATTTGCTTTTTCGTTCGTTCTGTACTCCACAGCAAGACAATGTTATTTGCTTATCTCCCACTCGTTCATTTTATAGCACCTGCTCCTTAGTTAACGATGTTGAGCTAAAAGAAATGATCCTCGATGCTTCGTTTCAACTATCGCATAACGACATTCTTAAAGAGATAAACGATAACACTAAGATATGTTTCATCACTAGTCCGAATGCCATTTCAGGTGTATTCTTCGACATCAATGAGCTAAAAGAGTTACTAAACAACGCAAATTGTCTTGTGGTTGTAGATGAATCGTATGGATATTATAGCGAAGAAAACAGCTGTGTGCAACTCATCAACAATCACCCTAACCTCATAGTTGTCAACTCTATGAGTAGAACATGGGGCTATGCATCATTAAGAATAGGATGTGTTATAGCACAAGCCGATATCATTTCGCTTTTTAAAGTAGTACAACTACCCCACACCATCAGTCAAAATAATGCCTCAAAGGCCATTAGTGTACTTTCTGATAGATATGAAAAAGAAAGTTGGATGCGTATTTGGGTACCTGAACGCAACAGACTTATGCAAGCTTTTGCCTTGCTTAAAGATTGCGAAAGAGTATACACCACAGGGTCAAACTATTTCCTTGTGAAGTTTACTAATAGTCTTGAGGTTTACAGATACTTGCAAAGTAAGGGTATAAAGGTGAAATATGTCGACCTACCTCCAGCGTGCGAAGACTGCATAAGAATTTCTGTTGGAACTAAAACAGAGAATAGCAAACTACTTTCTACATTGCGACAATATTAA
- a CDS encoding transglycosylase SLT domain-containing protein, whose translation MVLGACKQQPKVEMTPWGTPLTQNDDAVGNQFRLRDILSSGELIMLTLSGPDTYYDYHSRGMGLQYLLCEKFAQHLGVSLRVELCRDTLEMVKKLNEDEGDIIAFSLPKNIKNVQFCGVSVDSLKTQWAVKDGNTELSDSLKQWFKPTLIAQLQKEQRLLLSNRGVVRKVYSPMLNRAGGVISHYDAYFQRYAPVARLDWRLLAAQCYQESTFDPNARSWAGASGLMQIMPKTAKHLGLEMEDIFNPELNIAAAAKYLSELGAHFNDVKNPLERMSFTLAGYNGGPFHIRDAMALAKKNGRDPYRWADVSEFVLKLQQPEYYRDPVVKYGYMRGSETVDYVERIHNRWAQYRGVARASSASTMGSGVPTRSKHKNRFTIK comes from the coding sequence ATGGTTTTAGGAGCTTGTAAGCAACAACCAAAAGTGGAAATGACCCCCTGGGGAACACCTTTAACGCAGAATGACGACGCTGTTGGTAATCAGTTTCGCTTGAGAGACATTCTTTCGAGTGGTGAATTGATTATGTTAACCCTCTCAGGACCTGATACTTATTATGATTATCATAGTCGAGGTATGGGACTACAGTATTTATTATGCGAAAAATTTGCACAGCATTTAGGAGTCTCTTTGCGTGTGGAATTATGTAGAGACACGCTCGAAATGGTGAAGAAACTCAATGAAGACGAGGGGGATATCATTGCTTTCTCACTTCCAAAAAATATCAAAAACGTTCAATTTTGTGGTGTTTCAGTAGATAGTTTGAAAACACAATGGGCTGTAAAAGATGGTAATACAGAGCTTTCTGATAGCTTAAAACAATGGTTTAAGCCCACGCTTATTGCTCAATTGCAAAAAGAACAACGTTTGTTGCTATCTAATCGTGGCGTAGTTCGTAAGGTATATTCTCCTATGTTGAATAGAGCTGGGGGAGTAATATCGCACTATGACGCTTATTTTCAACGTTATGCACCTGTTGCAAGACTTGATTGGAGATTGCTTGCAGCACAATGTTATCAAGAATCTACATTCGACCCGAATGCAAGATCGTGGGCTGGTGCTTCGGGATTGATGCAGATTATGCCTAAAACGGCAAAACACCTTGGGCTTGAAATGGAAGATATTTTCAACCCAGAGCTTAATATTGCAGCCGCAGCCAAGTACTTATCAGAGCTAGGAGCACATTTTAATGATGTGAAGAATCCATTAGAAAGAATGTCGTTTACGCTTGCTGGCTATAATGGAGGACCTTTCCACATTCGTGATGCGATGGCTCTTGCAAAGAAAAATGGTAGAGATCCATATCGATGGGCTGATGTTTCGGAGTTTGTTTTGAAGCTTCAACAACCTGAATATTATCGAGATCCTGTTGTGAAATATGGCTATATGCGAGGCTCTGAGACTGTTGATTATGTTGAAAGAATACATAATCGATGGGCACAATATCGTGGAGTGGCTCGTGCTTCTTCTGCTTCTACAATGGGAAGCGGTGTTCCTACACGCTCAAAGCATAAGAATCGCTTTACTATAAAATAG
- a CDS encoding endonuclease/exonuclease/phosphatase family protein, giving the protein MNLSTLVLGIFTIVQLNCENLFDCQHDSLKNDYEFLPTSYRHWNPHKYWCKMNHLSQSLVSCGDWKGSWSLPDIVALCEVENDSVMRDLTLRAPLRTLRYQYVMTQSPDLRGIDVALLYSPFTFSLLQCHSVRVNPIKGMRPTRDILYVSGRVFNADTLHIMVVHAPSRMGGEHFSRAFRCEVAKKINEITDSIRSTSVNPNIAILGDFNDYVGNLSLEMLSNNGLFDISANVKGLNGTKGTYKYKGEWDSLDHIFVSEPLRKYWLDCFINDADFLLCNDEKYGGKQPFRCYIGAKYHEGYSDHLPLVAHFEFK; this is encoded by the coding sequence ATGAATCTATCAACACTGGTGTTGGGCATTTTTACTATCGTGCAGCTCAACTGTGAGAATCTGTTTGATTGTCAACATGATTCTTTGAAGAATGACTATGAATTCTTACCAACGTCTTATCGCCATTGGAATCCTCATAAATACTGGTGTAAGATGAATCATTTATCACAATCATTGGTGTCGTGTGGCGACTGGAAAGGAAGTTGGTCGTTGCCAGATATAGTGGCATTATGCGAAGTGGAGAATGATTCTGTGATGCGAGATCTAACACTTCGTGCTCCACTTAGAACGCTTCGATATCAATATGTCATGACTCAATCGCCCGATTTGCGTGGTATAGATGTGGCTTTGCTATATTCTCCTTTTACATTCTCATTACTTCAATGTCATAGTGTGCGTGTTAATCCTATAAAAGGAATGCGCCCAACACGAGATATCTTATATGTTTCGGGGCGTGTGTTCAATGCTGATACTTTGCATATTATGGTGGTTCATGCTCCAAGTAGAATGGGAGGCGAACATTTTAGTAGGGCTTTTAGGTGTGAAGTAGCTAAGAAAATCAATGAAATAACAGATTCTATTCGCTCTACTTCGGTAAATCCTAATATCGCAATATTAGGAGATTTCAATGATTATGTGGGTAATTTGTCGCTTGAAATGCTATCTAATAATGGCTTGTTCGATATCTCTGCGAACGTAAAAGGATTGAATGGCACAAAGGGAACCTATAAATATAAAGGTGAATGGGATAGCTTAGACCATATATTTGTGAGTGAACCACTGAGGAAATATTGGTTAGATTGCTTTATTAATGACGCAGATTTTCTTCTATGTAATGATGAAAAATATGGTGGGAAACAGCCTTTTAGGTGCTATATAGGTGCAAAATACCATGAAGGATATAGCGATCATTTACCCTTAGTGGCTCATTTTGAATTTAAATAG
- a CDS encoding OmpA family protein translates to MCFSCGAERNIKKGDKLFAIGEYYDAAEQYRQGYAKIPAKDRSLRGQTASKMAFCYQKINFTQKAISAYNNSIRYNQQLNISQRTNYAQQLLKAGYYKEAIKEFKAILDTLPQNTIAQNGLQSAQQAIKAKEIGSKYIVKRMDIFNSRRSDYCPMFLGNEINRLYFSSTRNEAMGDDVNGVTGTKNGDIFVSEKNDKGVWSKPEPVVGGLNTAYDEGACCFSPDLRTMYLTQCASDPSYPRYAQIMTSNRSDASWAKANQLKITNDTLSTFAHPAISPDGNWLYFVSDMPGGKGGLDIWRAQLTTSGIASIENLGDPINTEGDEMFPCFRPNGDLYFSSNGHVGLGGLDIFIAAINQNGQYELQHPNYPLNTSADEFGITFETVHNRGFFSSNRNDARGYDHIYSFEYPEIIQTIKGWVYEVDGYELPASQVYVIGDDGTNKRIIVKSDGSFTITVNPGVKYLILASCKGFLNHTEEIEIPNSSESKEHVLQFPLASITAPVLIDNIFYDFDKATLRPESTTSLDELVKLLNENPNVTIELSAHTDYRGSEEYNKKLSQKRAEAVVNYLIAHGISSERLTPVGYGKEKPKKIKKKLTEKYPWLKEDSALTESFIQSLDKEKQEICNQLNRRTEFIVLRTTYGMFDEKGHIKSTIKKQETKKTTSTKEEPNVFFE, encoded by the coding sequence ATGTGCTTTTCCTGTGGAGCAGAACGCAATATTAAGAAAGGCGACAAGCTTTTTGCTATCGGAGAGTATTATGATGCAGCCGAACAATACCGTCAAGGTTATGCTAAAATACCTGCAAAAGACCGCTCTTTGCGTGGTCAAACGGCTTCAAAAATGGCTTTTTGCTATCAAAAAATTAATTTCACTCAAAAGGCAATATCAGCCTATAACAACTCAATACGATATAATCAGCAACTCAACATATCGCAAAGAACCAACTATGCACAGCAACTTTTAAAAGCAGGATACTACAAAGAGGCTATCAAAGAGTTTAAAGCTATCCTCGATACGCTACCTCAAAACACTATAGCACAAAACGGATTGCAATCGGCTCAACAAGCTATTAAGGCAAAAGAGATAGGCTCTAAGTATATAGTTAAGCGCATGGACATATTTAATTCACGTCGAAGCGATTATTGTCCCATGTTCCTTGGTAACGAAATCAATCGACTTTATTTCTCATCTACACGCAATGAGGCTATGGGAGACGATGTAAATGGAGTTACAGGAACAAAGAATGGGGATATATTTGTATCAGAAAAGAATGATAAAGGTGTATGGAGTAAGCCCGAACCAGTGGTTGGTGGGCTCAATACTGCATACGATGAAGGGGCTTGTTGCTTTTCTCCTGACTTGCGAACAATGTACTTAACACAATGTGCTAGCGATCCTTCTTATCCTCGTTACGCACAAATTATGACCTCAAATCGCAGTGATGCATCGTGGGCGAAGGCTAATCAACTTAAAATAACAAACGATACACTCTCTACTTTCGCCCATCCCGCCATCTCTCCCGATGGAAATTGGCTCTATTTTGTAAGTGATATGCCTGGAGGTAAAGGCGGATTGGATATCTGGAGAGCACAATTGACCACCTCAGGCATAGCAAGCATTGAGAATTTAGGCGACCCTATCAATACAGAAGGTGACGAAATGTTCCCTTGTTTCCGCCCTAATGGCGACTTATACTTCTCTAGTAATGGTCATGTAGGATTGGGAGGACTTGACATTTTCATTGCAGCTATCAATCAAAATGGTCAATATGAATTGCAACACCCCAACTATCCGCTCAATACTTCAGCCGATGAGTTTGGCATTACCTTTGAAACCGTTCACAACAGAGGCTTCTTTTCGTCTAATAGAAACGATGCACGAGGATACGATCACATTTATAGTTTCGAGTATCCAGAAATCATTCAAACCATAAAAGGCTGGGTCTACGAAGTCGATGGCTATGAACTTCCTGCCTCACAAGTGTATGTTATAGGTGATGATGGAACCAATAAGCGTATCATAGTCAAGTCAGATGGCTCGTTTACAATAACTGTTAATCCAGGAGTTAAATACCTTATATTAGCTTCTTGCAAAGGTTTCTTGAACCATACTGAAGAAATTGAGATTCCTAATAGTAGCGAATCGAAAGAGCATGTCTTGCAATTTCCATTGGCATCTATCACTGCTCCGGTGCTAATTGATAACATTTTCTATGATTTCGACAAAGCAACTCTTCGTCCAGAGAGCACCACTTCGCTCGATGAATTAGTGAAATTGCTCAACGAAAATCCTAATGTTACAATAGAATTGAGCGCTCATACCGATTACAGAGGAAGCGAAGAATACAACAAAAAGCTATCTCAAAAAAGAGCAGAAGCCGTTGTTAACTATCTAATTGCACACGGAATTTCTTCAGAAAGATTAACTCCTGTGGGCTATGGCAAAGAAAAACCAAAGAAAATAAAGAAGAAACTCACCGAAAAATATCCTTGGTTAAAAGAAGATAGCGCATTAACCGAGTCGTTCATACAATCACTTGACAAAGAAAAACAAGAGATTTGTAATCAATTAAACCGCCGAACTGAATTTATCGTGTTACGCACTACCTATGGAATGTTTGATGAAAAAGGACATATAAAATCAACAATTAAGAAACAAGAAACGAAGAAAACTACCTCAACAAAAGAGGAACCCAACGTCTTCTTCGAATAA